A DNA window from Hydractinia symbiolongicarpus strain clone_291-10 chromosome 6, HSymV2.1, whole genome shotgun sequence contains the following coding sequences:
- the LOC130648036 gene encoding V(D)J recombination-activating protein 1-like produces the protein MADPESQHNIYLTKLCRICQEHTAFRIDLKGDIPTVNPRKICLKCYSLMKNVETKNTTPILNVKSWFPHNPSDCDTCKLGSIKSRGGKKTKSKSVERPPEDGSMWTRHMTEVLYEKTPADIIPKRYSREDFSCNKSLPELICSLCKDILRRPVGIMPCEHNFCLECLVPNIEGRRETDWKCPQYKLLIKSNQINPSKKIQNLTKMLSTKCKRYGHLFNLDEEKEKKQHEAWCISQSPTINDAKSDEAVLQIIRKKMAESKLPNKSIVFKTAGRANTGVDRKGLFIIFSIHIRHIVSLETSYAFWCFKNDVCVKKFSGWNIMKA, from the exons ATGGCTGACCCAGAGAGTCAACACaatatatatttaacaaaactGTGTCGAATTTGTCAGGAGCATACTG cctttAGAATAGACCTAAAAGGGGACATTCCAACAGTCAACCCtagaaaaatttgtttaaaatgctactctttaatgaaaaatgtggAAACCAAAAATACAACACCCATATTAAATGTGAAATCATGGTTTCCACATAATCCAAGTGACTGTGACACTTGCAAATTGGGGTCTATTAAATCAAGAGGTGGAAAAAAAACCAAATCTAAAAGTGTGGAAAGACCACCGGAAGATGGTAGTATGTGGACACGACACATGACTGAGGTGTTATACGAAAAGACTCCGGCAGATATCATACCAAAGAGATACAGCAGAGAGGATTTCTCTTGTAATAAGTCACTGCCAGAACTAATATGCTCTTTGTGCAAGGATATTCTTAGAAGACCTGTAGGGATAATGCCTTGTGAGCACAACTTCTGCTTAGAATGTTTGGTACCCAATATTGAAGGTAGGAGAGAAACGGACTGGAAATGCCCTCAATACAAACTGCTTATAAAAAGCAACCAAATTAATCCAtcaaaaaagatacaaaatcTCACAAAAATGTTATCGACCAAATGTAAAAGATATGGTCATTTATTTAATTTGgacgaagaaaaagaaaaaaaacagcatgAGGCATGGTGCATCAGTCAATCTCCAACAATCAATGATGCAAAATCTGATGAAGCAGTTTTGCaaatcatcaggaaaaaaaTGGCCGAATCAAAACTTCCAAATAAAAGCATTGTATTCAAAACAGCTGGTAGA GCAAACACAGGTGTTGACAGAAAAGGTCTATTCATTATATTCTCCATTCACATACGACATATCGTTTCTCTGGAAACTAGTTATGCTTTCTGGTGTTTCAAAAATGACGTTTGTGTGAAAAAATTTTCTGGGTGGAATATAATGAAAGCTTGA
- the LOC130647029 gene encoding uncharacterized protein LOC130647029 has product MTSTPTPTKESDIASTKTIQNRTKFLKNQLIATSGKTKNVIIKQTGKVVKSFSSNDRQSILSNANNPQAEIDAESLVAMKVDMGIPWEKLKTMGRWLKTFDIQPASHNKQRQVAKAWCGEDVIVEDAPFTFPVKDMKGGFTIQTAPWAYINELPQHIVNHLDSLAERNLMVDHSFLNNEIQIKLGGDHGGKSFKMNYQLCNSSKPNNKDNTVVFSIFEAKDYRSNLMVGLSRFTKQIDQLEQMKWREA; this is encoded by the exons ATGACTTCAACACCAACACCTACAAAAGAAAGTGATATTGCAAGTACAAAGACCATTCAAAACAgaaccaaatttttaaaaaatcaattaattGCAACATCTGGAAAAACTAAAAATGTAATTATTAAACAAACTGGAAAAGTTGTTAAGTCATTTTCTTCCAACGACAGACAATCTATCTTGAGCAACGCAAACAATCCTCAAGCAGAAATTGATGCTGAATCATTGGTGGCTATGAAAGTTGATATGGGTATACCTTGGGAGAAATTGAAGACAATGGGCAG ATGGCTGAAAACATTTGACATACAGCCTGCATCACATAACAAGCAAAGACAAGTTGCAAAAGCGTGGTGTGGTGAGGATGTTATAGTTGAAGATGCACCATTTACATTCCCAGTTAAGGATATGAAGGGGGGTTTTACAATCCAAACAGCTCCATGGGCCTATATCAATGAATTACCACAACACATTGTTAATCATTTAGACTCATTGGCAGA ACGCAATCTCATGGTTGACCATTCATTCTTGAATAATGAGATCCAAATAAAATTAGGAGGAGACCATGGCGGCAAATCTTTTAAGATGAATTACCAGCTGTGTAATTCATCAAAGCCAAATAATAAAGATAATACAGTGGTTTTCAGCATATTTGAGGCCAAAGATTATAGATCTAACTTGATGGTTGGTTTGTCCAGATTCACCAAACAAATAGACCAGTTAGAACAAATGAAATGGAG